The Pedobacter ginsengisoli region ATAAATTGAAAGCAGCTTTGCTGATCTAATTGCTTAAAACTTACTTTTAACAGAATACCACCCCCCTCTTGCGTAAATTTAATGGCATTCGACAAAAGGTTATTTAGTATTTTTTCCAGCTTATCTCCATCAAATAAGCAATAGTTATCGGGTATATCCTCTTCAATAAATTTTAATGTTATTTGTTTCCCGTCGGCAAGTGGCTGAAATGAAAACAATATTTCATAGCTAAACTCTTTAATATTACCCAACATTTCTGTTTTGGTTAGCTTACCAGCCTGAGATTTGGATAAATCCATCATCTGGTTAATAAGCCTAAGCAGGTGGCTTGCATTCCTATAAATAGTGTTCAGTAAATTCTTCTCTTTGCCATCGTTACTAAGCCTGAGGAGATATTCAGTAGGAGCGGTTATAAGTGATAATGGGGTTTTAAACTCATGTGTAATGTTTGAAAAAAACTTAGACTTTAAGGATTCAATCTCAATCTGCTCTTCCGCTTCGCGACGGCCAAGCACCATTTGTTCGTAGGCAATATTTGACTTGGCCAGTTCTGTAGCTAAACGCTCGGATTGGGTAAGTGCCCCGGTAAAACGAAGTGCCAGAACAATTGCCTGAAGCAGCAATAGAATCAAAAAGGCAAATGGCAACAAAAAGCCTGTATTGATGAGCTCAGCCTCATATAATGAATCATTAAGCAGGCCAATAAAACAAGCTAAAATACCTGCTAAGAGCAAACCATTATCTAAAGGATTATTTCTAAAATGCCTGATAAGGAAGTAAACTGTAAAACAACCCATACCTGCTGCCATGATGATTACAACAATTAACAGATTACCATATATGGGATTTGAGCTGAGCCATACCAGGCCTGTATAGGTGATGGCCACTACCAGAAACATGCGTTTCATTAGGACTGAGAAACGCACAAGTTCCGTAGAAGTTAAGAAGTAAACAAAACCCAGCAAACAGATTGGAAAAAGGGTATATAGAATTTTAAGCGCCAATGAATAGCTAAATTCCGGCATCATGTAAAACAGCAGTGGCGTCATAGAAAAGCATGCCCTTAATGCCAGTGCCAGACACAAAATGGCGAAAAATAAAGCGGCCTTTTCCTTTCGTCGCATGGCAAATATTGCAAGGTGATAAAGCCCCATGATTAATAAACTTCCTACCAGAAAGGCATCGGCAATAAAAGATTTATTACTTAAATCTGTTACCTGCTTTGGATTGCCAATGGTTATTGACGACCACATGCCGCTTGATGAAAAATGATAATTTGATAGTTGAAGCAGCAGAAAGACTTTATCTGATTTTGGGGTAAAATATACCACATTAGAAACGCTTTTGGGTATCATATTAGCGCTGGTGTCTACTTTCCCCATGGAACCAACAAGTTTCCCATCAACAAACAGCTTGTATGCTGAGGGAAGCGGAGGTAGTAAAAGCGCCCAGTTTTCTGTTGATTTTGGTAACGAAATAGTAAGACCATAAGTTGCATAACCAAAATCATTATCAAAGAAATTAGCATCTGAATTGTATGCAGTCCAATTTCCAGGGACATTGGTGTATTTACCCCTTGCTTTCAGTTCTGTTTCAGTAGCAAGCTTCTTCCAGGCAAAAAGCCATTCGCCCGACAGCTTTAATGGGGCATCTTTTTGAGGATGGTAAGAGGTCAGGTCAACAACTCCATTTATAGCTAATGGAGAAGTCTGAGCGTTTACAAAATTTATACGAAGAATAAAAGCAAGGAACAATAAACTGCTAATTAACTTCATAGCCTTTGGCTTTAGGTGTTATATTCTAAAAAATGACTAATGTTTGCCTGAACATGATCATTCTTTTTATGCTCTCCCCTGTTCAGTTGGATTGCTCTTATTTTAACTCCGTTTCTTTCGAGCAGTAACTCTTCATAAAAACCTTTGTAGTAAACATCTTTAACTTCAAAGCGCCTGCTGTTCCATGAGCTTTTTAGTTCAACCCATTCCGGATAAAAAACTACATGTGCTTTGTTTGCATTAATACCCAGTTTTAAAGCATCCTCTGTGTTTAGGACTACAGCATTACCTAGTATTTGAGCGGTATAAATATGATCAGGGTGATGATATATATGTGATGGTTTCCCTTTCTGTAAAAGCTCTCCACCTTTAAGAATCAGCAATTCATCTGACAAGAATAAACCATCCGCGGGATCGTGAGAAACCATGATCACCGTAACACCTGTATCAGCAGCAATTCGTTTAATATCGGCACGGAGTTGATTTTTCAACAATGCATCTACCTGACTAAAAGGTTCATCCAACAATAAAACCGAAGTATCACTTACTAAGGCTTTGGCTATGGCAACGCGTTGTTGTTCACCGCCACTTAATTCGGTAATTTTCTTGTCTTTAAGGTGCATGATGTGCAAATGCTCCATCATATCCATTGTTTTAGCATGTTTGGACTGCACATTTGTGTTAGACAGCATGGAAGCGATGTTATCATATACCTTGGCGTAGATATTAAGGGAAAAATCCTGTGTAACCATTTTCATTTGTTTATGGCCGGGTATGAGCTGCTCATCTGGTCCAAGTATCCTTTTCCCATAAAAAAGCACTTCACCGCTATCTACCTTTAGTAAGCCATAAATACATTTCAGCAATGTCGATTTTCCGCTTCCGCTTTCTCCAATAATGGCTACTATATTGCCCTTTTTAATATCAAAACTAATATTTCTGACACCAGAAGCCTGTTCAGTCTGATATTGTTTGGTAAGGTTCTTTACGCTAATGATCTGTTCTTCCACATTTCAAACTTACAAAAAAAGTACTGGCCATTAAACAAAAAAATCCCGCAGTAAAGTACTGCGGGATTGGTTTTATTTGTGTGTTGTGTGTGTTTTAATTTAAGCCAAGCGTTACACCGAATGACATGTTTTTTAATCCTTTCTGGGCTGTTGTAGAAAACATATCGCTAGCGTAGTACTTAGCAAATACACCAAAAGCACCATAACCCAACCTAACTGTACCTCCGTAACGGAAAGACTGGAAGTTATAATCATCACTAACTTTTACTTTTCCTCTTTCGTTACTGATCTGTTTTACTTTTCCATTTAAAAGGAAACCAACTTCTGGTCCGAATACAAAGTAAAAACGGTTACCATGGTCATTTTCTTTAGTACGCAATTCAAAGTTAAAAGGTATGTGCACATAGCTGCTTGAAAAACGGTTTTTAGAGAAATGGATATCTTCCTGAACATAAGAAAGCTCATTTGCATTTTTTTGCATGGTTATATCTTTATTTAACCTGATGTGAGTCCAGTCGAATCCACCAGCCAGGTAAATCTTAAAGTTTGAATTAAACCGATAGCCAAACTGAATGATATCAAAAGAAAATGTACTTGTTTTTCCGCCTCTGTAATCTAAAAAGTCATTTTCAGGAGATAAAGTAAAACTTCCGTTATCTATTAATCTTGAAAACCCAAGGTCTACTCTGGTGATGGTTATTCCCCCTATAAAACGCCCCTTTGACATATTGGTTTTTCCGGTAGAATCTTTTTTACCAATGCTGATACCAACACCAAGGTCCATATCGAACTTTTTCATTTTACGTTCTTTGGTAACAGTGGTATCCTGCTGGGCATTTACATTTTGAGCTATAGCACCGGTAAGTCCGCTTACAATAAGTGCTGCTAATATTAGACGTTTCATTTTATGTATGGTTTGTGTGTGTTTCCTGATACTATTTATCTGACTTCTTATTAAATTTTATGAAACCTATATTTATGGATACTAAAGATGAATTATCATCATCGGTATCAAACTGTATAAATTTCTTTTCTCTCTTATCTACTTTGTTTACTACAAAATTCACCAGGTCTCCCATATTTCTAATTCCTTTGTTATCCTGATGTTCAGTTTCAATAGAGGTATCTGCATTATCGGTAGTGACATCTGCTTTTGCCATCATCACTTCCTGTTTCGGCATTTCCTCTTTTGGCTCAGCTTTCACTAACTCTTTAACAACTTCCGGTTGCTTAATAACAGGACGATCGGTTGTTGCGTTTGGTTGCAAGGCTGCCAATTCTTTTTCTCTTTTGCTTAGTTTTATACGTGGTGCTATAATTAAAGGTGTGCTTTGAACCTTTTCTGTTGCTGGTGTACTAACATAGTTTAATTGTCCCGAAGTTTTAAGTGTAACAACTGCTGTATCGGGAGTAGTCTCTATACTTGCAATTGGAGCCTGCAACCTCATCTTTTCTGTTTTTGGCATTAATAAGGCTACTGTTATGGCAATTACTGCTACTGCTGCCGCCATCCAATAAACAGGTAAGCTACGTTTAGGTTTTACCGACAGCTCTTCTGAAATACTGTTCCACAAATTTGCTGAGGGTTGTATTTCGGCCGCTTCAAATCTATCTTTGAACAACTGATCAAACTCTTTATCCTGCATGCGTTGCATAATTTATGCCCTCCATTTTTATTATTTCTTCTTTTAATATCGCTCTTGCTCTGGACAATTGCGATTTGCTTGCTCCTTCAGAGATGCCCAATGTTTCAGCAATTTCTTTATGAGAATACCCTTCTATAATGTACATGTTAAATACCACTCTATAACCATCGGCCAGCTTTTGGATCACTTTTAATAAATCCTGCATCCCTAATCTGCTAAAATCAAAACCTGTTGATGGCTGATCATATGCATCTTCTATTGGAACAACATTCATTGACCTTAAATTTTTACGATAACTTTCAATAGCCGTATTTACCATCACTTTTCTAATCCAGCCTTCAAAAGCCCCATCGCCCCTATATTCATTTATTTTCTGAAAAACCTTAATATATCCCATTTGCAATACGTCTTCGGCCTCCATCGTATCTTTTGCATAACGCATACAAACTACCAGCATCTTAGGTGCAGTTTGCCTGTACAGGGCCTCCTGCATCTTCCGGTTGCCTGCTTTGCATCCTTCTAATAATTCATTTATACTATATTGCGTCAATTTCATTTGTGTGTTTGGTATATAGTAGATGAAGCAACTATAGAAAAGGTTGCACGCAGTAATAAAAAAAAATAAAGGGGGTTAGCAATTGTGCTTTTTACGGTAATGTTTGTACCATTTTACGCCAAGCATAATCACTACGGAAAATATGATGAGCCCAACAAGGCCATAAATCCAGTTCACCGCACTTTTTAGCACCACTGTGAATACAATGGCTACAAGAAGGATTGTTGCTACCTCGTTCCATAACCTAAGGTTAAACGAACTTATTTTGCATTTTCCGTGTTTCAACTGCTTCATTATATTCTGGCAAATAAAATGATAGATAAGCAGCGCTGCTACAAACCCAAGTTTTACATGAAACCAGGGCATTTGTAATAAAAAAGGATGTATGCAAACCATTCCTACACCTGCAAGTACGGTTAGTACCATTGCAGGTGTAGTAATGATATTCCAAAGTTTGGCCTCTATCCGTTCGTATTCCTTCTGGAGGATGTTACGTTCAATTTCAGGCTTGTCTTCGGCTTCAGTATGATAAATAAACAGACGTACACTATAAAACAACCCCGCCATCCAGCTTACAACAAAGATGATGTGAACAGACAGAATGTATAAATAGTATTTCTCCATTTTTATATTAGTATTTAAAGTCTTTGATTACCTCAATGGCATATTTTACATTATCGAATGGAATATCCGGCATAATGCCATGACCAAGATTAAAGATAAATCCATTCTCACCACGCATACGCTCAAATAAGCGAAGAATTTCTCTTTTAATAACGGTTTTATCAGCATATAAAATATGTGGATCCAGGTTACCCTGAACTGCAATACCTGCTGGCAGGCTTTTTTTGATATTTAACAGGTCAGCGTTCCAGTCTACCGAAACTACATCTGGCTTAGCCTCAGCCATTATAGGTGCAAATACAGAACTTCCTTTACAAAAAGAAATTACAGGGATGTCTTTTCTGTTCAGATTAGCTATGATTTCCTGAATATAGCGGTGAGAAAACTCCTGGTAATCATTCCATGATAAAGCCTGTGCCCAGCTGTCAAATATTTGAATAGCATTAACGCCTGCAGCAATCTGAAGGTTCAGATAATCGGCAGTAACTTTTGCAATTTTAGCCAGTAGTTTGTGTGCAACCTCAGGTCGATTGTGAATCAGCAGCTTGGTTGTTTTAAAGTCTTTTGATGAACCACCCTCAACAAGGTAGCTCATAACTGTAAAAGGAGCACCTGCAAAACCAATTAGAGGAATGCTTCCGTTTAAACGTTGTTGTATTACCTTAATTGCATCAGCTACATACTGTAGGCGATCTAACACATCAATCTCAAGTGCATCCACATCTTTTAAAGTACGTACAGGATTTGCAAATTTTGGTCCTACACCCTGGGTAAAGCTTAAGTCTCCGCCCATTGCTTCTCCAGTTACTAAAATATCAGAAAACAAAATAGCTGCATCGATACCCAGTAAATCAACCGGCAACATAGTTACATCAGCAGCAATTTCAGGTGTTTTGCACATTTCAAGGAAGGAGTATTTGTTTTTGATCTCCCAGTATTCAGGCATAAAACGGCCAGCCTGACGCATCATCCAAACTGGTGGGCGTTCTGTTTGCTTTGAAAATGCTGCATCTAAAAATAACGTGTTCATGTAAATTTATTTTGTTTTATAAGTTGTTCGCTTCTATCTCAATCTTGTTAATTATTTCCTTTGCTTTTGGGGTACTGGCCAGTTCTTTTGCTTTCGCAATATAGGCCCTGCTCCGCTCACCATCTTTCTTTCTAAGCGCAAGATTGGCAAGATGGATCAATACAAAAGCTTTATCATTCTTTCCACCAAGCGGGAAACGACTTGCAATCTGAAAATGATGTTCCGCAACATCATAGTCTTCTTTCTTTAAGGCAATGTTTGCACGCATAAACTCGTAATAGCCTCTTCGGTTTCTTGCCAGTCTATCCGGATTTGGTACTTCTGCCAATATGCGCTCTGCTTTTTCATACTCGCCATTTTTAAAATACTTAGAGGCAAGTAGCACAGAACTATGCTTAAAATGGCTCCACAGTACAAAGGCAAAGAAAAGGCCTGCCAATGCGGCAAGCTGATACTGCTCATAAAAAAGGCATGCTAAAGCGGCAATAACAAAAATTGCCATCAGTGCATACCTGCCTTTGGTATTATACATTAATGAATATCAGTAAATTTATAGCCAACACCTCTGATAGAATGAAAATACACCGGATTTTTTTGATCAGGTTCAAAATACTTACGGAAGGTTAATATAAAGTTATCGATAGTACGTGTTGATGGATAAACATCGTAGTTCCAAACCGTTTCTAAAATCTGCTCGCGCGATACTGCTTCGTTTTTACGCTCAATCAGTAATTTTAAAAGCATGGTCTCTTTTTTTGTTAAAGGAACAATAACACCATCATCTTGTTTTAATTCAAAAGAGTTAAAATAGATGGTTTTATCTCCGATTTTATAAGAGTTAATTTCTTTCAAATCGTCAGCTTTCATACTGCGTTTTACCAAAATGCCAACTCTTAAAATCAGTTCTTCCAGATTAAATGGTTTAACCAGGTAATCATCGGCACCTTTTTTTAGCCCCATAACACGGTCTTCGCTAGTATTTTTAGCTGTGAGGAAAAGAATAGGAACTTCAGTATTTTCTAAACGAATTGTTTCACAAACCTGGAAACCGTCCATTTCAGGTAGCATCACATCCAGAATAATCAGGTTAAAACGTTCTTCTTTAAAAACCTTTAAAGCCGTTTTACCATCTTTTACCGCATGAACTTTATAACCTTCAAGTTCAAGGTTTAATTTTATCGCATCTAATAAGTGGTCTTCATCCTCAACCAGTAATATTCTTAATTTCTGTTGCATAATCAACTAAATGTTATTTCAAAAATTGCACCTTGTGGTGCGTTATCTTTAACGCTGATATCAGCGTCATGGCTTTGTAGAACTTCCTTAACAATAAACAGGCCTAAACCCGTTCCTTTTGATTTTCTGACATTCTCATCACCAACACGATAGAATTTGTCAAAAATAAGCATCTTTTCAGCGTCAGGTATACCTGGCCCTTTGTCAGTTACCCTTAAAAAAGGATGCCCATCTTTCTTTGTCAATTCCACACCAACCTCTGCACAAGGTCCAGAATATTTAACTGCATTTTCGACCAGGTTAGTAACTACTGAGGACAGTGCAAACTGATCACCCACTACTTTAACACCTGGTTGTATTTTAGGATTTATTAGCTGCTCACAACCACATGAATGGATCTGTAACCTATCAGTGATTCTTGTAACCATTTCAGACAAGTCAAATTCTTCTTTAGGGAACGAATAAGACCTGTTTTCGATCTTGGTAGCCAATAACATGTTTTCAACAAGATCATCTAAGCGTTCAATATCCTTTAATGAATTATTCAGTAAAGAAGTTTGCCTGGCTCTATCCAGATCACGCTTAACAATGGTTTGTATGGATAATTTTATAGCCGCTAAAGGCGATTTTAGCTCATGTGTTACCGAGAGTAAAAAGTTCTGTTGCTGCTCTCTTAATCTTTCTTCCTTTTTAATAGACTGATGTAAAAAATACGCTCCAATACACAACAAGAAAAGAAATACAGATCCCTCGCCCATTACCATCGCCATTCTGGACGGTTGTAGCTTTACTACAAGCGTGCCCCACGAAATTAATTGCACTAAAGAGTACAATAGCAGGAAATAAAATATAACGATTGATTTCTTCAAGACAGTTAGCAGTTTATACTATAAATATACCCAAATTTTACTTATTCCTGAAAACAACATCAAGACTATCAAATATTGCTCTCTTTGCTTTTTCAAGCTCTATCTTAGTATGCGCAGCAGAAATGAAACCTACCTCATAACCTGATGGTCCAAGGTAAATACCTCTATTTAACAACTCTCTGTGCATTATTTTAAATTTCTCCATACTTGCCGGATCAATATCTTCTGCAGTTTGAATTTTACCTTTATCGGTAAAAGCCAACCAGAAAATAGAACCTACATAGAATACTTTTAACTTATAGTTCCTTGCGGTAGCAAAACGCTGTATACTCTCAGCAAACTCAGAAGCTTTATTGTTTAGGTCTTTATAAAAACCCGAGCGCAATAACTCGGTTAACTGAGCAATACCCGCAGCCATGGCTACCGGATTTCCGGATAATGTACCTGCCTGATAAACCCCTCCATCAGGAGAAATATGAGACATGATTTCGGCTGATGCACCATACATTCCAACAGGCAAACCTCCACCTATTATTTTACCATAGGTAACTATGTCAGGTTTTACGCCATAATGTCCGGCAGCACCTTCAAATCCCAATCTGAATCCGGTGATTACCTCATCAAATATTAAAAGCGCTTTATGCTCTTTACAGATATTCTGTAAAAACTGAATATATTCAGGGTCTTGCATTAATAACCCATTGTTAGCAGGAATACCCTCGATAATAACTGCAGCTACTTCATCTTTAAATTGTTCAAATGCCTTTGTCAAAGCTTCGGTATCATTCAAAGGAATTACAATGGTTTCCTGAGCAAATGATTTTGGAACACCCGCCGAAGAAGTTTCGCCAAAGGTAACCAGACCTGAACCTGCTTTTACCAATAACGAATCGCTATGTCCATGATAACAACCTTCAAATTTGATGATTTTATCACGACCAGTATATCCACGTGCTAACCTGATTGCAGACATTACTGCTTCAGTACCGGAACTGGTAAAACGTATCTTTTCTACAAATTTATTGTTCTTAATGATCAGTTCTGCAAGTTCATTTTCTAATGCTGTAGGAGCGCCGAAGCTCATTCCGTTTTGCATTACTTCTGTAACCTTTTCGCGAACTTTAGCATTATTATGCCCTAGAATTAATGGACCCCAGCTTGCGCAAAAATCTATAAATTGATTTCCATCAGCATCCCATACATAGCATCCATCACCTTTTTGAATAAATAATGGTGTTCCGTAAACTGATTTAAAAGCCCTAACCGGGGAATTTACACCGCCCGGGAAATAGTTTTTAGCCTTCTCATACAATTCTGCTGATTTCTCTCTGGAAATATCGGGTTTACCTCCTGTATTTACAGGCATATCACCTTCATTTCCCGAAAATATTTTTTTTAAAGATTCTAACATATTACATCCAATTCTTTTCTACAATATCTCTTATGTGGTAAGTTGTTATAATGCTTGCTCCTGCGCGTGCAAATGCATGCATGGTCTCCATCACTACTTTTTGTTCATCTATCCAGCCTTTTTCTGCAGCTGCTTTTATCATAGAATACTCTCCTGATACGTTGTAGCATGCTATAGGCAAATCTGTATGCTGTTTTAAATTGTGCATTACATCAAGGTAGGCCAAGGCAGGCTTAACCATTAATACATCCGCTCCCTCACTTTCGTCAAGTAATGCTTCTCTTAGCGCTTCATTACCATTCCTAAAATCCATTTGATAGGCTTTTCTGTCTCCTTTATTCGGAGCACAATCAGCGGCCTCTCTAAATGGGCCATAATATGCCGACGCAAATTTTGTAGCGTGCGACATGATTGCCGTATTTACAAAGCCTGCCCCATCGAGTACACTTCGCATTGCACCAACTCTACCATCCATCATATCCGAAGGAGCTAGCATATCGGCACCTGCTTGTGCATGAGTAAGTCCCATTTTGGCAATCACTTCAACAGTTGCATCATTTTGCACATAGTCGTTTTCTAATATACCACAATGTCCGTGTGTAGTATATGAACAAACGCAAACATCTGTAACAATATATAGGTCGTTGCCAAAATTTTTCTTAAGTAAACGAACAGCCGAAGGCACTAAAGAATGGTCATGATATGCAGAATGTGCATCCTCACTTTTCTCATCTCCAACACCAAACAGCATGATTTTGTTTACACCTAATTTAAGTCCCTTTTCAACATCTTTAACCAATGTATCTTCAGAGAAATGACTGATACCGGGCATTGCACCTAAAGGATGAATAACATTTTTACCCGGCACAACAAAGTACGGATAAATGAACATATCTTTAGATAGCCTTGTTTCAGCTACCATTTCCCTAACAACCGGGTTTTTCCTCAATCTACGTGGGCGGTGTAACATATTTTTCTTTTTTATTAAGTATTTAGTAGTTAGATGTTAGTATTTAGGCATTGTTATCTAACTACTAAATACCACCTACTACTTTATCTCAATCCCAAACACAGCTTCAGCCAAACCGATCTCATCTGGTGAGTAGGGTAATGTATATTTTATACCCATTTCATCAAATTTCTTCGCCGTAGAGTTACCAATAGCAATAACCTTTTGCCCTGGATCTAATAAATTCTCTACAAAATAAGCGTCAACATTTGATGGGCTGGTAAAAATCAGCACATCGGCATAAGTCTGATCTATGTTGTCCTCAAATACAGTTTCATAAATAGGTAAGTCTATTACTTTTGTATCTTCAGTTAAAGCTTTCTGAATACTTAATAGCGAATCCTGTGCTCTTGGGAACAGCACAGTTTTCCCTGCTACTTCTTTAGCAAAAAGCTCTGCTACCTCCTCAATATCACCACCCTCTCCAACATAATCGGCCAAATAACCAGCTTTTCTTAATGAATCTTCAGAACCTCTGCCGGCAACACCGAATTTAACGTGCTTAGGCAATACAGGTTTTAGATTAAAGAAATAATCTACTGCGTTTCTGCTGCTAAAAAAGATCCAGTCTACTCTTCTGAAATGATATTGATCAAGTACGGTTACAATAGGAAAAGTACGGATCAGCGATCTCGCTTCAATTTCTATATCGTGTTTTGTTAAAGCTTTTCTAAAATAATTATGTTCTCCAACTTCTCGGGAAATAAATACTCTTGATGGGAATTTCCTATCCGGAGCAAATCGACTTACAATCTTTTCGGCTAAACCATCAAGGCTTTCCACTCTGTAAAACAAACGATCAGGAAAATCTTCGTCAGTTTCTGCTTTAGAGGTCCAAACCTCATATAAGCCATCCTCCTTTTTGCAGTAACAACCTAAAGGCATGTGACAACCGCCTTCAAACAAGTTCAACACTTTACGCTCAATAGCAATTTCCTCGGCAGTTGATGGATCGTGTATTTTTTGAAGCAGGTCAAATAATTCACTATCGTTTTCTCTGATCTGAATAGCTAAAGCTCCTTGTGCAGGTGCAGGAACCAGTTCAGTTGTATCTACTACTTCTACGTGGAATTCTGACAGATCAATATTTAAACGATTCACACCGGCTTTAGCCAGGAGAATTGCGTCATAATCTTCATCTCTGAGTTTTTGGATCCTTGTAGGCACGTTACCTCTTAAGTCTTCAATATTTAAATCAGGACGCAATGCCAATATCTGCGCTTTGCGTCTGTTAGACGAAGTTCCTACCATTGCGCCTGTTTTAAGCGACAATTTTTGAGTAATGTCTACACAGTCTTTTAATATTAAAAGGAGTTCTGCCGGATCTTCCCGTTCAGTAACCGCAGCAATAGTTAGTCCTGCCGGATGCACTGTAGGCAAATCTTTATGAGAGTGTACTGCTATATCGATGGTTCCACCTAAAAGTTCTTCTTCCAGTTCTTTGGTAAAAAAACCTTTACCTTCCAGTTTATCTAATCGTAAGTTTAAAATCTTGTCGCCTTGCGTTTTGATGATTTTCAAATCTGCCTCAACGCCAATCCCTGCAAGTTTATCTTTAATGAAGTTGGCTTGCCATAAAGCCAGGTCGCTGCCTCTTGTACCGATAGTAAGTCTTTTCACGTTGATGCTATTTTTTTGGCAAATCTAGCTATTCTTTACCAATATCTCCTTTGCCATAACCATTGGTACGCTAATGTATTTTTTTTCCATATAATCCACCACACGTTCCAGTACCAATCTGGAGTTTTCATCCAGGTTATTGATCTCTTCGGCAAAGATACCATTGATAGCAGTATGCTTAATTTCTTTGATTTTTTGAGGAACGCCACTCATGGCTATCTCAATTTCGCGCTGGCGTAATACCAATTCAAAATCCTTGATGTTCTCTTCGATGATGTGTTCTGCATTAACCAGCTCATCATAGCGTTCTTGTATATTTTTACGGGCAACCTCTTTTAAAGATTCAACCTCTATGAAATGTATTGGGAAGTTTTTCACCACTTCAGGAGCAGTGTCGTTAGGAATGGCAAGATCTACAATTACCTTTTTACCAGTATCCCCATTTAATAGTTTTTTATAAATGGCTTCAGTAATAATAGGCTCTGTAGCACCAGTGCAGGTAATAATTACATCAAATCCCTGATCGTAATTTTCTAGTTCTGAAAGTGGATAAGCTGTACCATTTAAATCTTTGGCAAGCGTTTCTGCGGCTTCTAAGGTTCTGTTAAATACAGAAAAATTAGAGTATTTATGTTTTTTAAGGTACTGAGCTATATTTTTATTGGTTTCTCCGGCCCCGATGATGAGTAACTTCACATTCCCACACATTTTTAGATCACGAAGCTTACGATAAGCAAGAGATACTATGGATACAGGATTTTTGGAGATATTGGTATGCGTGTAAACCTCTTTTGCTGTTTTTACCACCCGGTTCATAATCATACGCATATAATCACCGGTAAATCCTGCCACCCTGCAAGCTTCATAAGCTTTACGAATCTGGGCAAGGATTTCTTTTTCGCCTACAACCAGACTTTCCAGAGAACAAGATGTGCGTAG contains the following coding sequences:
- the hemC gene encoding hydroxymethylbilane synthase; protein product: MKRLTIGTRGSDLALWQANFIKDKLAGIGVEADLKIIKTQGDKILNLRLDKLEGKGFFTKELEEELLGGTIDIAVHSHKDLPTVHPAGLTIAAVTEREDPAELLLILKDCVDITQKLSLKTGAMVGTSSNRRKAQILALRPDLNIEDLRGNVPTRIQKLRDEDYDAILLAKAGVNRLNIDLSEFHVEVVDTTELVPAPAQGALAIQIRENDSELFDLLQKIHDPSTAEEIAIERKVLNLFEGGCHMPLGCYCKKEDGLYEVWTSKAETDEDFPDRLFYRVESLDGLAEKIVSRFAPDRKFPSRVFISREVGEHNYFRKALTKHDIEIEARSLIRTFPIVTVLDQYHFRRVDWIFFSSRNAVDYFFNLKPVLPKHVKFGVAGRGSEDSLRKAGYLADYVGEGGDIEEVAELFAKEVAGKTVLFPRAQDSLLSIQKALTEDTKVIDLPIYETVFEDNIDQTYADVLIFTSPSNVDAYFVENLLDPGQKVIAIGNSTAKKFDEMGIKYTLPYSPDEIGLAEAVFGIEIK
- the hemA gene encoding glutamyl-tRNA reductase: MEYLKIIAFTHKQIDLKSLGKLVICEQTLDDRLRNIQSVLGVKEIFYVGTCNRVEFVFTSAEKVDRDFISRFLTVLDMGLPDQYMEQFIKNVSVYEKGEAFNHLLRTSCSLESLVVGEKEILAQIRKAYEACRVAGFTGDYMRMIMNRVVKTAKEVYTHTNISKNPVSIVSLAYRKLRDLKMCGNVKLLIIGAGETNKNIAQYLKKHKYSNFSVFNRTLEAAETLAKDLNGTAYPLSELENYDQGFDVIITCTGATEPIITEAIYKKLLNGDTGKKVIVDLAIPNDTAPEVVKNFPIHFIEVESLKEVARKNIQERYDELVNAEHIIEENIKDFELVLRQREIEIAMSGVPQKIKEIKHTAINGIFAEEINNLDENSRLVLERVVDYMEKKYISVPMVMAKEILVKNS